The Lonchura striata isolate bLonStr1 unplaced genomic scaffold, bLonStr1.mat Scaffold_305, whole genome shotgun sequence genome includes a window with the following:
- the LOC144248706 gene encoding uncharacterized protein LOC144248706 — protein MFNCCSHGTLLHFGLQSSRLNICYYHQDLHLRRLHPGPRPRLRGAPQRPSYSSRPSPRGHRTAGDGRADRYVDIAGGSLEQRPLGELPQAAATPGLPGRTETRSTPAPGYQVYPGRRVQGLPRLRDTRSTPAAGYKVYPGSWIPGLPRPPGTRSTPAPGYQVYPGRRVQGLPRLRDTRSTPAAGYKVYPVSGIPGLPRPPGTRSTPSPGYQVYPGRRVQGLPRLLDTRSTPAAGYKVYPVSWIPGLPRPPGTRSTPSPGYQVYPGRRVQGLPRLRDTRSTPAAGYKVYPGSGIPGLPRPPGTRSTPAPGYQVYPGRRVQGLPRLLDTRSTTAAGYKVYPVSGIPGLPRPPGTRSTPAAGYKVYPGSGIPGLPRPPGTRSTPSPGYQVYPGRRVQGLPRLRGTRSTPAAGYKVYPVSGIPGLPRPPGTRSTPAPGYQVYPGRRVQGLPRLRDTRSTPAAGYKVYPGSGIPGLPRPPGTRSTPSPGYQGYPGRRVQGLPRLRDTRSTPAAGYKVYPVSWIPGLPRPPGTRSTPSPGYQVYPGRRVQGLPRLLDTRSTPAAGYKVYPGSGIPGLPRPPGTRYTTSPGYQVYPGRRPGLAPSEPGAGRQRGGGEGGRAAEGSEGSGDGGRSRAAVALGTEEAGALPAPNGRLLPSLDRRRAAGGWVVRGTAGPPGTPGRQVCRSSRAAGGRARSRTTGLPRLPEDQVYPEASVHQVYPGSRNTRSTPAPGEQAYPGARNSRSTPAPGRPGLPRGFRAPSLPRRSEHQVYPGSRNTRSTPAPGEQAYPGARNSRSTPAPGRPGLPRGFRAPSLPRRSEHQVYPGSRNTRSTPAPGEQAYPGARNSRSTPAPGRPGLPRGFRAPSLPRRSEHQVYPGSRNTRSTPAPGEQAYPGARNSRSTPAPGRPGLPRLPEDQVYPGSRGTGLPRRPEFQVYPGSRKTRSTPAPGEQAYPGARNSRSTPAPGRPGLPRRPEDQVYPEASVHQVYPGARKTRSTPRLPCTRSTPAPGTPGLPRLQGNRPTPAPGIPGLPRRPEDQVYPEASVHQVYPGSRNTRSTPAPGEQAYPGARNSRSTPAPGRPGLPRGFRAPSLPRRSEHQVYPGSRKTRSTPAPGEQAYPGARNSRSTPAPGRPGLPRRPEDQVYPEASVHQVYPGARKTRSTPRLPCTKSTPALGTPGLPRLPEHQVYPGSRGTGLPRRPEFQVYPGARKTRSTPRLPCTKSTPALGTPGLPRLPEDQVYPEASVHQVYPGSRKTRSTPAPGGRRPKSASRTPGLPSPAPGLARTTSGAGTAGLPPGRAAERPEDKSGPGAQLCARAGWR, from the exons ATGTTCAACTGCTGTTCACATGGAACCCTGCTCCACTTCGGCCTTCAAAGCTCTCGTTTGAATATTTGCTACTACCACCAAGATCTGCACCTGCGGCGGCTCCACCCGGGCCCACGCCCCAGGCTTCGAGGCGCACCGCAGCGGCCCTCCTACTCGTCGCGGCCTAGCCCCCGCGGGCATCGCACTGCCGGCGACGGCCGG gccgaccgctacgtcgacatagccggaggcagcctggaacagcgaccccttggtgaacttccgcaggcggccgcgacaccaggtctacccgggcggacggagaccaggtctaccccggctccgggataccaggtctaccccggccgccgggtacaaggtctaccccgtctccgggataccaggtctaccccggccgccgggtacaaggtctaccccggctcctggataccaggtctaccccggccgccgggtacaaggtctaccccggctcctggataccaggtctaccccggccgccgggtacaaggtctaccccgtctccgggataccaggtctaccccggccgccgggtacaaggtctaccccgtctccgggataccaggtctaccccggccgccgggtacaaggtctaccccgtctcctggataccaggtctaccccggccgccgggtacaaggtctaccccggctcctggataccaggtctaccccggccgccgggtacaaggtctaccccgtctcctggataccaggtctaccccggccgccgggtacaaggtctaccccgtctccgggataccaggtctaccccggccgccgggtacaaggtctaccccggctccgggataccaggtctaccccggccgccgggtacaaggtctaccccggctccgggataccaggtctaccccggccgccgggtacaaggtctaccccggctccgggataccaggtctaccccggccgccgggtacaaggtctaccccgtctcctggataccaggtctaccacggccgccgggtacaaggtctaccccgtctccgggataccaggtctaccccggccgccgggtacaaggtctaccccggccgccgggtacaaggtctaccccggctccgggataccaggtctaccccggccgccgggtacaaggtctaccccgtctcctggataccaggtctaccccggccgccgggtacaaggtctaccccgtctccggggtaccaggtctaccccggccgccgggtacaaggtctaccccgtctccgggataccaggtctaccccggccgccgggtacaaggtctaccccggctccgggataccaggtctaccccggccgccgggtacaaggtctaccccgtctccgggataccaggtctaccccggccgccgggtacaaggtctaccccggctccgggataccaggtctaccccggccgccgggtacaaggtctaccccgtctccgggataccagggctaccccggccgccgggtacaaggtctaccccggctccgggataccaggtctaccccggccgccgggtacaaggtctaccccgtctcctggataccaggtctaccccggccgccgggtacaaggtctaccccgtctcctggataccaggtctaccccggccgccgggtacaaggtctaccccggctcctggataccaggtctaccccggccgccgggtacaag gtctaccccggctccgggataccaggtctaccccggccgccgggtacaaggtataccacgtctcctggataccaggtctaccccggccgccgg cccggcctggccccgtccgagcccggggcaggacggcagcggggtgggggggaggggggtcgagcggctgaaggcagtgagggatccggagacggaggcaggagccgggccgctgtcgctttgggcacggaggaggcgggagcgctgccggctcccaacggccggctccttccctctctagaccggcgccgggcggccggagggtgggtcgtgcgcgggacagcaggtccgcccgggacaccagggcgacaggtctgccgcagcagccgggcggccggaggccgggcccggagtaggacgacaggtctaccccggctcccggaagaccaggtctaccccgaggcttccgtgcaccaggtctaccccggctcccggaacaccaggtctaccccggctccaggggaacaggcctaccccggcgcccggaattccag gtctaccccggcgcccggaagaccaggtctaccccgaggcttccgtgcaccaagtctaccccggcgctcggaacaccaggtctaccccggctcccggaacaccaggtctaccccggctccaggggaacaggcctaccccggcgcccggaattccaggtctaccccggcgcccggaagaccaggtctaccccgaggcttccgtgcaccaagtctaccccggcgctcggaacaccaggtctaccccggctcccggaacaccaggtctaccccggctccaggggaacaggcctaccccggcgcccggaattccaggtctaccccggcgcccggaagaccaggtctaccccgaggcttccgtgcaccaagtctaccccggcgctcggaacaccaggtctaccccggctcccggaacaccaggtctaccccggctccaggggaacaggcctaccccggcgcccggaattccaggtctaccccggctcccggaagaccaggtctaccccggctcccggaagaccaggtctaccccggctccaggggaacaggcctaccccggcgcccggaattccaggtctaccccggctcccggaagaccaggtctaccccggctccaggagaacaggcctaccccggcgcccggaattccaggtctaccccggctcccggaagaccaggtctaccccggcgcccggaagaccaggtctaccccgaggcttccgtgcaccaggtctaccccggcgcccggaagaccaggtctaccccgaggcttccgtgcaccaggtctaccccggcgcccggaacaccaggtctaccccggctccaggggaacaggcctaccccggcgcccggaattccaggtctaccccggcgcccggaagaccaggtctaccccgaggcttccgtgcaccaagtctaccccggctcccggaacaccaggtctaccccggctccaggggaacaggcctaccccggcgcccggaattccaggtctaccccggcgcccggaagaccaggtctaccccgaggcttccgtgcaccaagtctaccccggcgctcggaacaccaggtctaccccggctcccggaagaccaggtctaccccggctccaggagaacaggcctaccccggcgcccggaattccaggtctaccccggctcccggaagaccaggtctaccccggcgcccggaagaccaggtctaccccgaggcttccgtgcaccaggtctaccccggcgcccggaagaccaggtctaccccgaggcttccgtgcaccaagtctaccccggcgctcggaacaccaggtctaccccggctcccggaacaccaggtctaccccggctccaggggaacaggcctaccccggcgcccggaattccaggtctaccccggcgcccggaagaccaggtctaccccgaggcttccgtgcaccaagtctaccccggcgctcggaacaccaggtctaccccggctcccggaagaccaggtctaccccgaggcttccgtgcaccaggtctaccccggctcccggaagaccaggtctaccccggcgccgggcggccggaggcctaagtccgcctccaggacaccaggtctacctagcccggcgcctggcctcgcgaggaccacgtccggtgccgggacagcaggcctgccgcccggccgagcggccgagcggccggaggacaagtccggcccgggtgcgcagctctgtgcgagggctgggtggcgctag